The stretch of DNA TTTCATGAGAACACGGATTTAATTACTACTCATTGGCCGAACAAAATACAAAATACAAATTGCTTTTACGTTTACGCTAAGCTAAATCAGACACAAGTTGAACGGAATAAAATACACTTACTAGTTGCGGTTTAAGACTACAACAATTAATTATGGTTAAATGATGCATCCTAATTTTTTGCATACACGATCATTCTTTCATAAAACAGTCAGTATGTCAAATTGTTATGATCATATTTATTATTCTCTATATATTCTTATTGGCGCGCATACCTTCCCCGTTAACCCTTTTTTTCTACTTTAGCTTATCAAAACTTTTAAATGATGGCAGATTTTAAATTAGAGTTAATCACTAACAGTGAACAGGTTAAGGAGTTTCTACAACTTCCTGTGGCTCTTTATAAAAATGATTCTAACTGGATTCAACCGCTCGATAATGAAATAGAGGCGGTTTTCGACCCCAAGAAAAATAAGTTGATGCGAAAGGGCGAAGTTGCTCGCTGGCTTCTGCGCAACACTAAAAAAGAGGTAGTTGGACGCGTGGCTGCCTTTATTAATCCTGAAAATGCATCACTAAATGAGCAGCCCACCGGAGGAATGGGTTTCTTTGAGTGTATAAACGACCGCGATGCTGCGTTCATGCTGTTTGATAATTGTCGCGATTGGCTTAAGGAGCGCGGAATGGAGGCCATGGACGGCCCCATTAACTTTGGCGATCGCGACCGCTGGTGGGGGTGCTTGGTAGATGGCTTTGTTCCTGCAAACTACGGTATGCCCTACAACTTCCCATACTACCAAGAACTTTTCGAGGCATATGGATTTAAAAACTACTTTAACCAATACACCTATGCAAAAAACATTACGCTGGATAGCATGCACCCAGGCCTGCAGGAGAAAGCTGTACGGATAGCAAAAAATCCAGAGTACCACTTTGGGCACATAAAAAAAAGCCAACTCAAAAAAGTTGCGGAAGACTTCCGAACGATCTACAACAAAGCTTGGGCAAAACATGGTGGCGTTTCGGAAATGAGCGCTGCGCACGCCACTGCCTTGATGAACCAGCTTAAACCCATTATTGATCCTAAGCTTATCTACTTCGCCTTTCACAATAACGAACCCATTGGCTTCTACGTAATGATCCCTGAAATTAATGCGGTAATTAAGCACCTACATGGGAAAATGAATCTTTGGGCAAAAGTGAAGTTTTTCTACCTGCTCAAAATCCGAAGAACATGTAAAACTGCATTGGGGCAAATTTTTGGTGTAATTCCAGAGTATCAAGGCAAAGGTGTCGAAGGTGGCATTATTATGGCCTTTGCCGATGTGGCATTGCAAAAAGGATTTCAATACAACTTTTTGGAAATGAACTGGATTGGCGACTTCAATCCAGTAATGATGCGCCTGCAGGAACAAATTGGGGCCAAAATCCGTAAGACACACGTCACTTATCGCTACCTATTCGATCCAACCAAGGAGTTTACAAGAGCAAAGGCCATTGGCCGAGCAAAAAGAGCAACAAAAGAGGAATAGATGAACACCGGGTATAGGAGAGTACTCCTTTTATTGATAGGCGTGGTGTGCCATACAGCCACCTTTGCCCAAATGGATATTAAAACCAACTTGGTTTTCAGCGATACGGTAAAAACGCCGTTCAGCAACCAGTGGCAATACCTCTCCACCGACATCTATCTTTTCAACGGCCATACCTTCAACAAGCTCATTAACGACCTCAACGTTGATGGCACGAAGGAACGGCATGGTTGGTTTAAGCACAAGCAGCCTCAGGAAAAGTTGGAGTTTCTGCTGCTCACCGCCGAGCTGAAGGATGTGAAGTTATTTGGCCCCAACGACCTCATATACCCCATCTACAACTTCCAAATCGACAAGGATAGGGACAATAAATACCAGACCTTTGTTAGCGACAATCTGGACCACGTTCGCATTATCGATAACCTACCGCTTTACTCGGCAGGCAACTTCATTGATGCCACCATTCGTGCCCGTGCCATTACAAACAATAGCCGCGACGAGGTGCTGAACTTAGTGGCCGGACAGCTCAAGAATTTGGCGAACCTCACCAACCCAACCACTGCCGTATTTACGCTTGTTGGCGAGTTTGGCTCCTTCCTGGAGGCCTCAACGCGCAATAAGGAGTACCGGTTTAGCTCCACCATTCGGCTGTTTGAGCAGAAAAACTTCGATACCCGGCTGCACTCCATCCGCATTTACGCGCTCACGGCAGGCGATAACCTCGCTCCAGTTTTCGACACCGAGGCGCTGCAAAACTTTATGGATACCACCTACAACCCCACCATTTCGCGCAAGCTGCTTTCGGCGCTTATTCCCTACCACGACTCGCCGCTCATTGTGGTGGTAAACTACAAGTCGCTTTACCGCATGGAGCAAATATCGGGTGATGAAGTCACTGCCCAGGCTATCGACCAGCGAAGGCTTCGTATTGAAAACGAATTTTCCAAAGGGCTTATAAGCAATGAAACCTACCAGCTCGAACGAAACTTCCTCGACTTTTTAACATCGTTCAACGACCTCAAGCGTGCCATTGAACTCTACAAATTAAACGTGAAGGTTGCTGGCTCAAACGGAACAAGCACCAGCCTTATGCAGGTGGTAACCAGCTATCGGACCATGCTCAAGATTAACCGCGACAACGATGCCATGAATGTGGAAAACAGCACCTACGCCACGGTGTTCAAGCCGGAGTATAACCGAGTGCAGGGCTATGCCGGACTTTACCTTGAGGAGGATATTAACCTGAAAAACGCCCGTGAGCTGGTGATTGCTATCAACAATGCTGAGGCAGGCCGATATCCCACCAAGTATGAGGAGCAGGAGGAGATGCTGAGCAAGCTGCACTTTGCCGACATATTCGCCGGAGATAGCTGGAACAACTCCATCGAGGGTAGGCTCACCAATGCAGCAATATCGCACCTGGAGAGGGAGATTTACGCCAAGAAATACATGCTGGAGGTAAAGAAGATTAACTCGCTCAAGGCGACAGATGGCAACAGCAATGCCCCAGATCAGCTACAGCAGCTACTCGGTGGAACTTCTTGTGAACTTTGTCGCGACAGTGCTCTTGCAGCCATCAAGCACTTCAGAACCACCTATGTTGATTTTCTTCGCCAAAAAGAGCTAACCCGCAAGGACAGCATTTCGCGCGTTGTGCTCGAAAAGTCATACCTATTCTTGGAGAAGTATCAAATCATAAAACAGAATTTCGATAGCCTATACCCCAACGGTTCAACCATGTCGCCAAGCATGGCCCTGTTGGATAATAGGCTGCAGCTAGCCAAGCGCGATATCGACGACCTCTACGATTTCTCTAACAGAGCGGTTTCCGATAAACCACTGGAGATTATTCGGGAACTAAACAGGAAAATGCTGGAGCTGCTTTCGGATATTCCGGCCAACTTCGACTTTATTTGTAGCCGTCGTAACGACCTCTGCGTAAAGCAACACCCAAGACCAGCGAAGCCAAAGCTCGACACCATACCGGCACTACCCGATACCATTGGGGTGCGCCAAAAACCTGCTCCCTGCATACTGGAAAAGGATTACAAAAGTAAACAGGATACCATACCCGCAGCAACAAAATAGTGACAACCTGCCGGACAAACCTAACAAACAAGGAGAGTAAGCGCTATGCAATCAATTAAGGAGATATTTAAGCTAGGGTTTGGTCCAAGCAGCAGCCATACCATTGGCCCAGGTCGGGCAGCGGAGATGTTTTTGGCCAAGAATTTAGAAGCCAGCAGCTTCCGGGTAACCCTTTTTGGAAGTCTTGCTGCCACTGGAGTTGGTCACCAAACCGACGTTGCCCTACAAAAAAACATGGAGGGCCGTACACTAGAGGTTGTATGGAATCCAAAGGTAAGCCTCCCTCTTCACCCCAACGGAATGCTATTTGAGGCGCTGCAGCACGATGGCACGGTAACCGACAGCTGGGAGGTTTACAGCATTGGTGGTGGCGACCTGAAGGATGCCAACGGCATTGTAAACGAGCAGCACATCTACCCCCTGTCGAAGATGACCGACATTATGAAGTGGTGCAAAACCGAGGGTAAGTCGTTTTGGGAATATGTGGAAAATTATGAAGGTCCCGAGATATGGGACTATCTCAAGGAGGTAAAGGATGTAATGTTCGCCTCCATAAAGGATGGCCTCGAAAGCGAAGGTGTGCTCCCCGGTCCCATTAAGCTGCAACGGAAGGCCAGCTCCAGCTACGCCAAGGCGCTGAGCAGCCACAACCCTCAAAAGAGCATTGGGCTACTGTTTGCCTACGCCCTTGCGGTATCGGAGGAGAATGCTGCGGGCAACCGCATTGCCATTGCACCCACGTGCGGCTCGGCCGGCGTGGTTCCATCGGTGCTATACTACGCCTCTACTACACACGAGTATGTGTCCGAAACAAAGGTGTTACGAGCATTAGCCACTGCCGGGCTATTTGGAAACGTGGTAAAAACCAACGCCTCCATCTCCGGTGCCGAAGTTGGCTGTCAGGGTGAAATTGGTACCGCCTGCGCCATGGCTGCCGCTGCGCTCACCCAGATGTTGGGCGGCTCCATTCGCCAAATTGAGTATGCCGCCGAGATGGGCTTTGAGCATAACCTAGGCCTCACCTGCGACCCCGTGCTGGGATTTGTGCAGATTCCCTGCATCGAGCGAAACGCCGTTGGGGCAGGAAAGGCCTACCAGGTATCAACCTACGCCATGTTCTCCGACGGTGGTCATAAAATCTCCTACGATCAGGTGGTAGAAACCATGGCCGAAACTGGCCGTGACCTCCAGAGTGCCTACCGCGAAACCGGCTACGGCGGGTTGGCCAAGAAGTGGGAGGCGTTTAAGTAGTCAGTAGTCGGAAGTCAGAAGACCGAAGAAAATGTGCCAATTGTTCAATATGGCAATGAGACTGATGTCAATGAAAATAATCTTTCTTACTCCGCAGAACTCTGTGGAAAATTAGTGACAAGTGACAGAAAAGTGACAGGTGACCGATTGACGGGTTACTAAAAAGTCAGAAGACCGAAGAAAATGTGCCAATTGTTCAATATGGCAATGAGACTAATGGCATTGAAAAGAATCTTTCTTACTCCGTGGAACTCTGTGGAAAACACGGTGCCACTCTGTGTAACCAGAACCTAGCGCAACGAGGTCAGCGAAGCCAAACTGCACTCAATACTCCTAATCCCCTAATCCCCTAAAAACCTAATCCCCTAATCCCCTAAAAAATGTCCGAGAAAAACTACGACCCACAGATGCATACTGCCGAGCATATCCTAAACCAAACCATGGTTCGGATGTTTGGCACCAGCCGATCGTTTAGCAACCACCTCGAGCGTAAGAAGAGCAAGTGCGACTACCACTTCACGCGCCCGCTTACGGAGCAGGAGCTGGCTGCGCTGGAGGACAAGGTTAACGAGATTATTGCCAAAAACATTCCCATTAGCGAGGAGTTCCTGCCGCGAGCCGAGGCCCAGAGCCGCTTCAACCTCTCGCGGCTACCAGAGGAGGCAGGCGACGAAATTCGCATTGTAAAGGTGGGCAGCTACGACTCCTGCCCCTGCATTGGACCACACGTGGCCAACACCTCCGAAATTGGACAGCTGCGCATTCTCTCCTCCGACTACACCGATGGCGTGCTCCGCATCCGGTTTAAGCTGGAGAGGCCGGAATAGGTGCAGCTACCTTCTGCTTAAAAATCTAGTGAAAACCTCCATCTCTGCGAGGTACACACATTCCAAGTGCAACGTGATCGCACAACCTCTTTAACGATGCGGTTCAATTTGAACTAAACTTGGTCGAAAAGAGAAAAAAATTGAAGTTTTAAATCTGATTAATCCTGCTGTAATGGACAAAATGAGATATGGCTGGAATTGTTATGAATATAAATAAGTGAAAAAAATCAATTACCCATTGAATAATTGTAAAAGATACTAAATTTGTCTACCGAACAGTTTAAAACTGCACATTACATACCAACAATGGGAGAACCATACAACTTTCATCATATACGTCAGTTGCACCCTGTTTTTTTATGTTAAAAAAAGTAATGTCTAAATAGAAATTAAATTATGAAAAGAAACATTCTGTTTTTTCTAATTGCGGTTCTACTTTTTTCATGCAAAAAGGATAGTGAACCGGAAACCAAACAAGTTTTAATACAACCATTGGGAGTTGGTTATTATTGGGAATTTGTTGATTCAACATTCTCCAACATTGGTGATCTTACAAATGTTGACACATCAAGACTATCTATAACTGGAATAACCAACGTTACCTATAAGGGTGAATCTATTGATTTATACGATTGGAGTTGGAATACTGCTCCAAACTTTATGTGGTTATGCAACTATGATGCAACAGGGTTTTACATGTATGGAGGGAAGACGGATAATGGTACCTATATTTATGAAAAAAGTCTAAACATTAAGTATCCTGTAAAAATTAATGAGATTTGGGATCATATTAACTACTCACACGGCCAAATAGGCGATAGCTCATTTTTTTATATCTACAATACCGTTTATTACACGTGCTTAGCTGTTAACGAGCCTTTTAAAACTAAACTTGGTTCATTTGATTGTTACAAGTACAATTACAATTACCTTACAAACGGACATCCTGATCAAACATATCTGTATTACGCTCCCAACATTGGTTATGTTGGTATGATTGAACAAGAAAACGGAATTACTATATATAAGAAGACGTTGATTTCATATAACATAACCGATTCTAACTTATCATCGAATAAGAGGTCTGATTTTATGAATATAAAAACTAAAAGTAATATAGGAAGAAGAGAATATGGACCTTACAGATAATCGCTAGAAGAGTTGTTTCAAAATCAAAAACATCGTGAAATCTTTTAAATCTACCTTTTTAGAACACCATAGCCCTGAAACCGCAACCAAAATGTATTAATGACAGCAATCTTAAGCTTACCACTATGAAAATATTTTTACTTACCACCCTTGGCCTAATTATCGGGATATCCAGCCAGTCACAAACTATTACCACCGTAGCAGGAGGGGGCGTTGGCGATGGATTATCAGCAATAACAGTTCCCATTTCTCCATCTTCCATCGCCGTAGATGCATCCGGGAATATATATATAATAGATGGAAATTTATCTGTAACATATGGAAACAATAGAATCCGAAAAATA from Williamwhitmania sp. encodes:
- a CDS encoding L-serine ammonia-lyase; translation: MQSIKEIFKLGFGPSSSHTIGPGRAAEMFLAKNLEASSFRVTLFGSLAATGVGHQTDVALQKNMEGRTLEVVWNPKVSLPLHPNGMLFEALQHDGTVTDSWEVYSIGGGDLKDANGIVNEQHIYPLSKMTDIMKWCKTEGKSFWEYVENYEGPEIWDYLKEVKDVMFASIKDGLESEGVLPGPIKLQRKASSSYAKALSSHNPQKSIGLLFAYALAVSEENAAGNRIAIAPTCGSAGVVPSVLYYASTTHEYVSETKVLRALATAGLFGNVVKTNASISGAEVGCQGEIGTACAMAAAALTQMLGGSIRQIEYAAEMGFEHNLGLTCDPVLGFVQIPCIERNAVGAGKAYQVSTYAMFSDGGHKISYDQVVETMAETGRDLQSAYRETGYGGLAKKWEAFK